The Nocardioides salarius genome includes a region encoding these proteins:
- the fdh gene encoding formate dehydrogenase, whose product MEQFLGWPLVRQVLGRDKLGRGAAAMSQRSRTLEPRTVQADRVVDSVCPFCAVGCAQKVFVKDEKVVQIEGSAASPISRGRLCPKGSASKQLVTSSSRVTKVRYRRPHGTEWEDLDRETALDMIADRVIATRKQFWQWEDEEGRRTRRTLGIASLGGAALDNEENYLMKKLYTAMGAIQIENQARIUHSSTVPGLGTSFGRGGATTSLQDLQNADCILIEGSNMAEAHPVGFQWVMEAKRRGATVIHVDPRFTRTSAVSDLHVPIRAGSDIAFLGGLVNHVLSNDLDFREYVVAYTNAANVIDADYQGPDDLDGLFSGFDPETGQYDPISWRYEPPEEMNEEERQRDRELREEADAAATGDDAKRSHQAARSESHGSGGAPVNWKGLRDETLQHPRCVFQILKRHFARYTPEMVEQACGIRPEQLRQVAEALTTNSGRERTTAFAYAVGWTHHSTGAQMIRTASILQLLLGNIGRPGGGILALRGHASIQGSTDIPTLFNILPGYLPMPLADHHQSLDEWVRADEGKAGFWGNIRSYAVSLLKSYWGDAATPENDFCFDYLPRLTGDHSTYSTVKGQIEGRVKGYFLVGENPAVGSANGKMQRLGMANLDWLVVRDLQMIESADFWKNGPEIETGELVTEEIGTEVFFLPAANHVEKAGSFTQTQRMLQWRDQAVQPPGDCQSELEFYVDLGNRIREKLAGSTDEMDRPLLDLAWDYPVDEHGEPDAEAVLREINGTGPDGAPLSSYTELKADGSTSCGCWIYCGVFADGVNQARRRKPHWEQDQVASEWGWVWPANRRILYNRASAAPDGTPWSERKRYVWWDAGQGRWTGSDVPDFVVDRAPDHVPEDGAKGPDAIGGQDPFVMQTDGKGWLFAPVGVADGPLPAHYEPPESPVHNPVYAQQNNPGRKQLSTPSNPINPSFSEVFPYVFTTYRLTEHHTTGAMSRTLPYLTELQPEPFCEVSPRLAAERGLEHGQWVTIVTARTAIEARVLVTERLRSLRLGEQWVEQVGLPYHWGVNGISKGDSPNDLVNVTMDPNVSIQDKVGTCDIRPGRRPRGADLTAYVDDYRRRAGVDLDHPTDGGTDT is encoded by the coding sequence ATGGAGCAGTTCCTCGGGTGGCCGCTGGTGCGGCAGGTCCTCGGTCGAGACAAGCTGGGCCGCGGGGCGGCGGCGATGTCGCAGCGCAGCCGCACCCTGGAGCCGCGCACCGTGCAGGCCGACCGGGTCGTCGACTCGGTCTGCCCGTTCTGCGCCGTGGGCTGCGCCCAGAAGGTCTTCGTCAAGGACGAGAAGGTCGTGCAGATCGAGGGTTCCGCGGCGAGCCCGATCTCGCGGGGGCGGCTGTGCCCCAAGGGCAGCGCCAGCAAGCAGCTGGTCACCTCGTCCAGCCGGGTCACCAAGGTCCGCTACCGCCGCCCGCACGGCACCGAGTGGGAGGACCTCGACCGCGAGACCGCGCTCGACATGATCGCCGACCGCGTCATCGCCACCCGCAAGCAGTTCTGGCAGTGGGAGGACGAGGAGGGGCGGCGCACGCGCCGCACCCTCGGCATCGCCAGCCTCGGAGGGGCAGCCCTCGACAACGAGGAGAACTACCTCATGAAGAAGCTGTACACGGCCATGGGGGCGATACAGATCGAGAACCAGGCCCGTATTTGACACTCCTCCACGGTGCCCGGTCTGGGTACCTCGTTCGGCCGTGGTGGGGCTACCACCAGCTTGCAGGACCTGCAGAACGCTGACTGCATCCTCATCGAGGGCTCCAACATGGCGGAGGCCCACCCGGTGGGCTTCCAGTGGGTGATGGAGGCCAAGCGCCGGGGCGCGACGGTCATCCACGTCGACCCCCGGTTCACGCGCACCTCGGCGGTCTCCGACCTGCACGTCCCGATCCGCGCGGGCAGCGACATCGCCTTCCTGGGCGGGCTGGTCAACCACGTGCTGAGCAACGACCTCGACTTCCGTGAGTACGTCGTGGCCTACACCAACGCCGCCAACGTCATCGACGCCGACTACCAGGGCCCCGACGACCTCGACGGGCTGTTCTCCGGCTTCGACCCCGAGACCGGGCAGTACGACCCGATCTCGTGGCGCTACGAGCCGCCCGAGGAGATGAACGAGGAGGAGCGCCAGCGCGACCGCGAGCTGCGCGAGGAGGCCGACGCGGCCGCGACCGGTGACGACGCCAAGCGCTCGCACCAGGCTGCCCGCTCCGAGAGCCACGGCTCGGGAGGAGCGCCGGTCAACTGGAAGGGGCTGCGTGACGAGACGCTGCAGCACCCGCGCTGCGTCTTCCAGATCCTCAAGCGGCACTTCGCGCGCTACACCCCCGAGATGGTCGAGCAGGCCTGCGGCATCCGGCCCGAGCAGCTGCGCCAGGTGGCCGAGGCCCTGACCACCAACAGCGGTCGCGAGCGCACCACCGCGTTCGCGTACGCCGTGGGCTGGACCCACCACAGCACCGGCGCCCAGATGATCCGGACCGCCTCGATCCTGCAGCTGCTGCTGGGCAACATCGGGCGTCCGGGCGGCGGGATCCTGGCGCTGCGCGGGCACGCCAGCATCCAGGGCTCCACCGACATCCCGACGCTGTTCAACATCCTGCCGGGCTACCTGCCGATGCCGCTGGCCGACCACCACCAGAGCCTCGACGAGTGGGTGCGTGCCGACGAGGGCAAGGCGGGCTTCTGGGGCAACATCCGCTCCTACGCCGTCAGCCTGCTCAAGTCCTACTGGGGCGACGCGGCCACGCCCGAGAACGACTTCTGCTTCGACTACCTGCCGCGCCTGACCGGCGACCACTCGACGTACAGCACGGTCAAGGGGCAGATCGAGGGCAGGGTCAAGGGCTACTTCCTGGTGGGGGAGAACCCCGCCGTGGGCTCGGCCAACGGCAAGATGCAGCGCCTGGGGATGGCCAACCTCGACTGGCTGGTCGTGCGCGACCTGCAGATGATCGAGTCCGCGGACTTCTGGAAGAACGGCCCCGAGATCGAGACCGGCGAGCTGGTCACCGAGGAGATCGGCACCGAGGTCTTCTTCCTGCCCGCGGCCAACCACGTCGAGAAGGCCGGCTCGTTCACCCAGACCCAGCGGATGCTGCAGTGGCGCGACCAGGCGGTCCAGCCGCCGGGCGACTGCCAGAGCGAGCTGGAGTTCTACGTCGACCTCGGCAACCGGATCCGCGAGAAGCTCGCCGGCTCCACCGACGAGATGGACCGTCCACTGCTCGACCTGGCCTGGGACTACCCGGTCGACGAGCACGGCGAGCCCGACGCCGAGGCGGTGCTGCGGGAGATCAACGGCACCGGGCCCGACGGGGCACCGCTCTCGTCCTACACCGAGCTGAAGGCCGACGGGTCGACCTCCTGCGGCTGCTGGATCTACTGCGGCGTCTTCGCCGACGGGGTCAACCAGGCCCGGCGGCGCAAGCCGCACTGGGAGCAGGACCAGGTGGCCTCCGAGTGGGGCTGGGTGTGGCCCGCCAACCGGCGCATCCTCTACAACCGGGCCTCGGCCGCCCCCGACGGCACCCCCTGGAGCGAGCGCAAGCGCTACGTGTGGTGGGACGCCGGGCAGGGTCGCTGGACCGGCTCCGACGTGCCCGACTTCGTCGTGGACCGGGCGCCCGACCACGTGCCGGAGGACGGCGCGAAGGGTCCCGACGCCATCGGCGGCCAGGACCCGTTCGTGATGCAGACCGACGGCAAGGGCTGGCTCTTCGCCCCGGTCGGGGTCGCCGACGGTCCGCTGCCGGCGCACTACGAGCCGCCCGAGTCGCCGGTGCACAACCCGGTCTACGCCCAGCAGAACAACCCCGGGCGCAAGCAGCTCTCGACCCCGTCGAACCCGATCAACCCGAGCTTCTCGGAGGTGTTCCCCTACGTGTTCACCACCTACCGGCTCACCGAGCACCACACGACGGGGGCGATGAGCCGGACCCTGCCCTACCTCACCGAGCTGCAGCCCGAGCCGTTCTGCGAGGTCTCCCCGCGCCTGGCCGCCGAGCGCGGCCTCGAGCACGGCCAGTGGGTGACCATCGTGACCGCCCGCACCGCCATCGAGGCACGGGTGCTGGTGACCGAGCGGCTGCGCTCGCTGCGGCTGGGTGAGCAGTGGGTCGAGCAGGTCGGCCTGCCCTACCACTGGGGCGTCAACGGCATCTCGAAGGGCGACTCGCCCAACGACCTGGTCAACGTGACGATGGACCCCAACGTCTCGATCCAGGACAAGGTCGGCACCTGCGACATCCGCCCCGGCCGCCGCCCGCGCGGCGCCGACCTGACGGCGTACGTCGACGACTACCGCAGGCGCGCCGGCGTCGACCTGGACCACCCCACCGACGGAGGCACCGACACGTGA
- the nrfD gene encoding NrfD/PsrC family molybdoenzyme membrane anchor subunit → MKRGEQSMVPEPEFQSYYGRPILKEPTWKTPDVPIYLWIGGIAGGSSLLAEGAALSGRPGLERVTRLTAATGAAIGTVALVHDLGRPERFLNMLRVFKPTSPLSVGSYILAPFSTLAGAAAASNVTGVAPRLGRLAGAGAAVFGPPLATYTAALFSNTAIPVWHEAHRELPFVFGSSAAAAAGGTAMMLAPAAESGPAVRMAGVGAVAELGIGRVMEQRLGMLAEPYEKGLAGKLTKLSRALTVTGLGLSALGQRRPWLRRVAGASYSAGSLALRFAVFEAGKESARDPKYVVVPQRERIRAREEEARRQGSGTVCV, encoded by the coding sequence ATGAAGCGTGGCGAGCAGTCGATGGTGCCGGAGCCGGAGTTCCAGTCCTACTACGGGCGCCCGATCCTCAAGGAACCGACCTGGAAGACCCCCGACGTCCCGATCTACCTGTGGATCGGTGGCATCGCCGGCGGCTCGTCGCTGCTGGCCGAGGGAGCGGCGCTCAGCGGACGCCCGGGCCTCGAGCGGGTCACCCGGCTGACCGCGGCCACCGGCGCCGCGATCGGCACCGTCGCGCTGGTGCACGACCTGGGCCGCCCCGAGCGGTTCCTCAACATGCTGCGGGTCTTCAAGCCGACCTCGCCCCTGTCGGTCGGCTCCTACATCCTCGCGCCGTTCAGCACCCTCGCCGGCGCCGCCGCGGCCTCGAACGTGACCGGGGTGGCGCCCCGCCTGGGCCGCCTGGCCGGGGCCGGGGCCGCCGTGTTCGGCCCGCCCCTGGCCACCTACACCGCCGCGCTGTTCTCCAACACCGCGATCCCGGTCTGGCACGAGGCGCACCGCGAGCTGCCGTTCGTCTTCGGCAGCTCCGCGGCCGCCGCGGCGGGCGGCACCGCCATGATGCTGGCTCCCGCGGCCGAGAGCGGCCCCGCGGTGCGGATGGCGGGTGTCGGCGCGGTCGCCGAGCTCGGCATCGGCCGCGTGATGGAGCAGCGGCTCGGCATGCTCGCCGAGCCCTACGAGAAGGGACTGGCCGGCAAGCTGACCAAGCTCTCGCGCGCCCTGACCGTCACCGGGCTGGGGCTGAGCGCGCTCGGGCAGCGTCGTCCGTGGCTGCGCCGGGTGGCCGGGGCGTCGTACTCCGCCGGCTCGCTGGCGCTGCGCTTCGCGGTCTTCGAGGCCGGCAAGGAGTCCGCGCGCGACCCCAAGTACGTCGTGGTGCCGCAGCGAGAGCGCATTCGCGCCCGAGAGGAGGAGGCGCGTCGCCAGGGATCGGGCACTGTGTGCGTGTGA
- a CDS encoding ArsO family NAD(P)H-dependent flavin-containing monooxygenase: MSERRGTDPQVDVCVIGAGQAGLAAGFYLQRADRERRRRGDRALSWVVLDAHDRPGGSWPETWPSLRLFSPAAYSSLPGWPMPRWSGEDNPPASHVVAYLRDYEQRYGLDVRRPVRVHEVRRDHGERLRVRTDHGDWSARSVISATGTQSRPFVPAVPGADEFEGTQVHTAGYRGPTAYAGQRVLVVGGANSAAQVAADLLPSVERLHWAALRPPRYLPDHVDGRVLFETATQAVRDRAAGRPARSVASLGDIVAVPAVREARDRGGLRAVPMVERLTRPGARWPDGHEEPLDAVVWATGFRPALGHMRSLGLASADGHLLTEAPAGGTMPVQAAGEPRVLLLGYGDWCGPASATLVGAGRPARESVAAVEALVDRSAGSGED; this comes from the coding sequence GCTGGCGGCCGGGTTCTACCTGCAGCGGGCCGACCGCGAGCGGCGCCGGCGCGGCGACCGCGCGCTGTCGTGGGTGGTCCTCGACGCGCACGACCGGCCGGGTGGCTCCTGGCCCGAGACGTGGCCGAGCCTGCGGCTCTTCTCCCCCGCCGCCTACAGCTCGCTGCCCGGCTGGCCGATGCCGCGCTGGAGCGGCGAGGACAACCCGCCCGCCTCCCACGTGGTCGCCTACCTGCGCGACTACGAGCAGCGCTACGGCCTCGACGTGCGCCGCCCGGTGCGGGTCCACGAGGTGCGCCGCGACCACGGCGAGCGGCTGCGGGTGCGCACCGACCACGGCGACTGGTCGGCCCGCTCGGTGATCAGCGCCACCGGCACGCAGTCGCGGCCCTTCGTGCCGGCCGTGCCCGGCGCCGACGAGTTCGAGGGCACCCAGGTGCACACCGCCGGCTACCGCGGCCCCACGGCGTACGCCGGGCAGCGCGTGCTGGTCGTCGGTGGCGCGAACTCCGCGGCCCAGGTCGCCGCCGACCTGCTGCCGAGCGTCGAGCGGCTGCACTGGGCGGCGCTGCGCCCGCCGCGCTACCTGCCCGACCACGTCGACGGGCGGGTGCTCTTCGAGACCGCCACCCAGGCGGTGCGCGACCGGGCCGCCGGCCGGCCGGCCCGGAGCGTGGCCTCGCTCGGCGACATCGTCGCCGTGCCCGCGGTCCGCGAGGCGCGCGACCGGGGCGGGCTGCGTGCGGTGCCGATGGTCGAGCGGCTGACCCGCCCCGGCGCGCGCTGGCCCGACGGGCACGAGGAGCCGCTCGACGCGGTGGTGTGGGCCACCGGCTTCCGGCCGGCGCTGGGTCACATGCGCTCCCTGGGCCTGGCCTCCGCCGACGGTCACCTGCTCACCGAGGCGCCGGCGGGCGGCACGATGCCGGTGCAGGCGGCCGGGGAGCCCCGCGTGCTGCTGCTGGGGTACGGCGACTGGTGCGGGCCGGCGTCGGCGACGCTGGTCGGCGCGGGTCGCCCCGCGCGGGAGTCCGTGGCCGCGGTCGAGGCCCTGGTCGACCGGTCCGCCGGCTCAGGCGAGGACTGA
- a CDS encoding 4Fe-4S dicluster domain-containing protein encodes MSRLSEFLSPESLWGRLDDPSENAGYEEHPPRKGFFTDTSVCIGCKACEVACKEWNQVPDDGYLLTGMSYDNTQQLGASTWRHVAFIEQPVGAPSTGAPPTDLGMPGSKPPGWEREVTLGEDLVDGDPQGAASGDSGVRWLMSSDVCKHCTHAACLDVCPTGSLFRTEFGTVVVQEDICNGCGYCVPACPYGVIDQRKPDGRAFKCTLCYDRLKEGQTPACAQACPTESIQFGDLDELRERADARVEQLHDQGVDVARLYGADPDDGVGGDGAFFLLLDEPEVYGLPPDPVVTTRDLGSMWRHVGAGALALAGLGAASFLGRRR; translated from the coding sequence GTGAGCAGGCTCAGCGAGTTCCTGTCCCCCGAGTCCCTGTGGGGACGCCTCGACGACCCCAGCGAGAACGCGGGCTACGAGGAGCACCCGCCCCGCAAGGGCTTCTTCACCGACACCTCGGTGTGCATCGGCTGCAAGGCCTGCGAGGTGGCGTGCAAGGAGTGGAACCAGGTGCCCGACGACGGCTACCTGCTGACCGGGATGTCCTACGACAACACCCAGCAGCTCGGCGCCAGCACCTGGCGCCACGTCGCCTTCATCGAGCAGCCGGTGGGAGCGCCCTCGACGGGGGCGCCGCCCACCGACCTGGGGATGCCGGGCAGCAAGCCACCCGGCTGGGAGCGCGAGGTGACGCTGGGCGAGGACCTCGTCGACGGCGACCCGCAGGGCGCGGCCTCCGGCGACAGCGGGGTGCGGTGGCTGATGTCGTCCGACGTGTGCAAGCACTGCACGCACGCCGCCTGCCTCGACGTCTGCCCGACCGGCTCGCTGTTCCGCACCGAGTTCGGCACCGTGGTGGTGCAGGAGGACATCTGCAACGGCTGCGGCTACTGCGTGCCGGCCTGCCCCTACGGCGTCATCGACCAGCGCAAGCCCGACGGGCGCGCCTTCAAGTGCACGCTGTGCTACGACCGGCTCAAGGAGGGCCAGACGCCCGCCTGCGCACAGGCCTGCCCGACCGAGTCGATCCAGTTCGGCGACCTCGACGAGCTGCGCGAGCGCGCGGACGCCCGGGTCGAGCAGCTGCACGACCAGGGCGTCGACGTGGCCCGGCTCTACGGCGCCGACCCCGACGACGGGGTGGGCGGCGACGGGGCGTTCTTCCTGCTGCTCGACGAGCCGGAGGTCTACGGCCTGCCGCCCGACCCGGTGGTGACCACGCGCGACCTGGGCTCGATGTGGCGCCACGTCGGGGCCGGTGCGCTGGCCCTGGCCGGTCTCGGCGCCGCGTCCTTCCTGGGGAGGCGCCGATGA
- a CDS encoding arsenate reductase/protein-tyrosine-phosphatase family protein: MDVEANGEALAVRVARHAALADEARLRVVDLLSLGDASPGELRAALGLSSNLLAHHLGVLERAGLVRRHPSQADRRRSYVTLLPGALDALLVTGSDAQEALAARRVVFVCTANSARSQLAAALWNSAATVPGVSAGTHPADQVAPGARAVAQRRGLHLAGSPVRLADVAADGDLLVTVCDRAHEELAGREPLGPHWSVPDPVPVGTDDAFDDAATEIERRVALLATRMSPRTSPQQGPEPHHPEENA; encoded by the coding sequence ATGGATGTTGAGGCGAATGGGGAGGCGCTCGCGGTGCGGGTGGCCCGGCACGCGGCGCTGGCCGACGAGGCGCGGCTGCGCGTCGTCGACCTGCTGAGCCTGGGCGACGCCTCGCCCGGGGAGCTGCGGGCGGCGCTCGGGCTGAGCTCGAACCTGCTGGCCCACCACCTCGGGGTGCTCGAGCGCGCCGGGCTCGTGCGCCGCCACCCCTCGCAGGCCGACCGGCGGCGCAGCTACGTGACCCTGCTGCCCGGCGCCCTCGACGCGCTCCTGGTCACCGGCTCGGACGCCCAGGAGGCCCTGGCCGCGCGGCGGGTGGTCTTCGTGTGCACCGCCAACTCCGCGCGCTCCCAGCTGGCGGCGGCGCTGTGGAACAGCGCGGCGACGGTGCCGGGCGTCTCGGCGGGCACCCACCCCGCCGACCAGGTCGCCCCCGGTGCCCGAGCGGTCGCCCAGCGCCGCGGCCTGCACCTGGCCGGCTCCCCGGTGCGGCTCGCCGACGTCGCCGCCGACGGCGACCTGCTGGTCACCGTCTGCGACCGGGCCCACGAGGAGCTCGCCGGCCGCGAGCCCCTGGGCCCGCACTGGTCGGTGCCCGACCCGGTGCCCGTTGGCACCGACGACGCCTTCGACGACGCCGCCACCGAGATCGAGCGCCGCGTCGCCCTGCTGGCCACCCGGATGAGCCCCCGGACGAGCCCCCAGCAAGGCCCGGAGCCCCACCACCCCGAGGAGAACGCATGA
- the selD gene encoding selenide, water dikinase SelD: MTGETTPQDTLRLTQHASGGGCACKVPPGELERVLAGLPVAAGADLLVGLEHGDDGAVVRLDADRAVVLTTDFFTPVVDDPYDWGRIAAANALSDVYAMGGEPLVAVNLLAWPRDRIPFEVAAEVLRGGAATCAEAGCLLAGGHSIDDPEPKYGLAVTGTADPSRLLRNDAAAPGTPLTLTKPLGLGVLNNRHKATGEVFEEAVAVMTALNRDASRAALVAGHTAATDVTGFGLLGHLYKMCRASGVDAVVDAAAVPYLEPARASYAAGFVPGGSRRNLDWVRPHLDAGVDEDELVLLADAQTSGGLLVAGELPGHPVVGEVVARAGEGTRITVR, encoded by the coding sequence GTGACCGGTGAGACGACTCCGCAAGACACCCTCCGACTGACCCAGCACGCCTCCGGGGGCGGCTGCGCCTGCAAGGTGCCGCCCGGCGAGCTCGAACGCGTGCTGGCCGGGCTGCCGGTGGCCGCCGGCGCCGACCTGCTGGTCGGGCTCGAGCACGGTGACGACGGAGCGGTGGTGCGCCTCGACGCCGACCGCGCCGTGGTGCTGACCACCGACTTCTTCACCCCGGTCGTCGACGACCCCTACGACTGGGGGCGGATCGCGGCCGCCAACGCGCTCTCCGACGTCTACGCGATGGGCGGGGAGCCGCTGGTCGCGGTCAACCTGCTGGCCTGGCCGCGCGACCGGATCCCCTTCGAGGTGGCCGCCGAGGTGCTGCGCGGGGGAGCGGCGACCTGTGCCGAGGCCGGTTGCCTGCTCGCCGGCGGGCACAGCATCGACGACCCGGAGCCCAAGTACGGCCTGGCCGTGACCGGCACCGCCGACCCGTCCCGGCTGCTGCGCAACGACGCCGCGGCGCCCGGCACCCCGCTGACGCTGACCAAGCCGCTGGGCCTCGGGGTGCTCAACAACCGCCACAAGGCGACCGGCGAGGTCTTCGAGGAGGCGGTCGCGGTGATGACCGCGCTCAACCGCGACGCCTCGCGCGCCGCGCTGGTCGCGGGCCACACCGCCGCCACCGACGTCACCGGCTTCGGGCTGCTGGGCCACCTCTACAAGATGTGCCGGGCCAGCGGGGTGGACGCGGTGGTCGACGCCGCGGCCGTGCCCTACCTCGAGCCGGCGCGGGCGTCGTACGCCGCCGGGTTCGTGCCGGGCGGCAGCCGCCGCAACCTCGACTGGGTGCGCCCCCACCTCGATGCCGGGGTCGACGAGGACGAGCTGGTGCTGCTGGCCGACGCGCAGACCTCCGGGGGCCTGCTGGTCGCCGGTGAGCTGCCCGGCCACCCGGTGGTGGGCGAGGTCGTGGCCCGTGCCGGGGAGGGCACCCGCATCACCGTGCGCTGA
- a CDS encoding arsenate-mycothiol transferase ArsC has translation MTSTTDHSGHADVPQVVFACVRNGGRSVISRVLTEHYAQGRVSALSAGTQPGEHIHPEVADALERLGLDTSQEVPTRLTRETIAASTMAITLGCGEECPYVPGVRYVDWPVADPGGQDPETVRAIVADLDERVRGLLVELVPDLDLGPSVLA, from the coding sequence ATGACCAGCACCACCGACCACTCCGGCCACGCCGACGTCCCGCAGGTCGTCTTCGCCTGCGTGCGCAACGGCGGCCGCTCCGTGATCAGCCGGGTGCTGACCGAGCACTACGCGCAGGGCCGGGTCAGCGCGCTCTCGGCCGGCACCCAGCCCGGCGAGCACATCCACCCCGAGGTCGCCGACGCCCTCGAGCGGCTCGGCCTCGACACCTCGCAGGAGGTGCCGACCCGGCTCACCCGCGAGACCATCGCCGCCAGCACCATGGCCATCACGCTGGGCTGCGGCGAGGAGTGCCCCTACGTGCCCGGCGTGCGGTACGTCGACTGGCCGGTCGCCGACCCGGGCGGGCAGGACCCCGAGACCGTGCGCGCGATCGTGGCCGACCTCGACGAGCGGGTCCGCGGGCTGCTCGTCGAGCTGGTGCCCGACCTCGACCTGGGGCCCTCAGTCCTCGCCTGA